The following is a genomic window from Sebastes fasciatus isolate fSebFas1 chromosome 15, fSebFas1.pri, whole genome shotgun sequence.
GCTGAGAGGGGAAGTGCAAACGGCAGCAAGTCATGACAGAAATGGGTTGACCCTAGAGATGTAGATTGCCACAGGGGCTTCAAAACaatgtctattgtatgttgGCTCATTCTCTTAAGCCTTTTTGAGGTCTTTTCCTACATATATGAACACATATGTTGATGAATGGACAGAGGGGACAAATATCAGGAATTTGATATCATTCTCAGGGACCCTTCAAtccaacatttttaatttcagcTGTGTAGAAATTCATGAATTGTATCAGATGAAGGAAATGAGTGAAGAGCTGAACAAGCAGCCTCCTTGTGGTAGATTTGTATCTGGATGATTGGgtctcatctttttctttttttcatccaTACTAAGCAAAGCATTTCCAAAGCAAATCAAATCATTGATCAGTTGTAAATGTCACCTTGAATGGTTTTGTATGATCACACAAAAGAGCCAGAAAACACAATGAGCCAGCGGATTTAGTTCAGAGGTACAcaaacaaaatgtcagaaattgtCAGAAAGTAATAATGTTTGCTTTTATTGtaagcatgtactgtatatgtatgtctTTGTGTAACATGTGTgtgagatacagagagagataaagaaagaGAGTGGTGGTGTCCCATTTTAGGGACAATCTCCACTGAAGCGGACATGTAGCCTCCATATAACTTAATTTAGAGGATCGACCTCCTCCCTAAATGAGACTATGGCGTCATTGCAGTTTTTCAGGTCTTTATAGCGAGCAATGGAGGTCACtgcaaataatgaaaataattacaaatgtacatattttctgttttaaagggccagtgtgtagcgtTTTGGGGGGGTCTATTGGcacaaatggaatataatattcagaactatgttttcattattgtataatcacctgaaactaagaattgttgtgtttttgttagcttacgttacctgaaggccaccgtagttctctgacacgtttgtgaaactgcggtaacgtgagcagtAGAGTGCAACACCGCGGTACTGACATCTGACATCCGTTGCtcataaagtagtgttattatggtaagaatggcctacccactgtccctttaatgcatctacatattttctgtctttatgcatatttatatacattatgaTAAAATTATTCACTTCATGTATATTGTTAATGTTGAATAATTTACATAGCACATTATGATAGAGTTATGGAAGgaatatttatgatttttttgcaAACTCTGCGGTAAACTCGGATTTAAAATTGTCTGGACCCCAGTGGATTTTGGGATACTAACTTCCTAACTAAACAAAAATACCTGttgtttcatttacattttgggaaaagaaGGTAGCATTTCTTGAAGCACTTGAAGGAATATTTGTAATTGGACTGCTGACAGGTTATGATATATTTGCTCCAGAAATGTGGATTTCGAAGGTTGTCCCTGAAATGTGTCAcgactacagagagagagaagcagctttGCATTTTATATAATAAGTTTATAACAGGTTTTGGGGcccaaggcaattcaaagtcaCTCCTCACATAAATTACTATACTAACTTTAAATTTGAATTAGAACGCACTAAATTTGCAAGAAGTAAAATCGCCAAGAAGTTTTGTTTTCCCCACAACACCACAACagaaaaatgtttattaaaaagcAGCTAAAACTGAATTTTAATTAAGCGTTGTATTAAACGTTATACAGTTTGACCGTATCTTCCTCAGAATTTTAGgaaaatataaaacaacacCAGTCATTCTAGCTTAGTGTACCTGGCCTGTAGACACAAAATTGTTATCCAGTGTTCAGTTCAGCTGGTTTGTTATGTGACATTATGTTAATGAGATCTACAGAAAGAAGTGTTGCTTCTCACCTGTCTCTACATCTGTGATCACAGCCTTGTTGTCAAAGGAGCCAGTGAGAAGTCGTCGCCCGCAGGGGGTCCAACAGGCATCACGCACAGCTCCCGAATGGCAGGTGTAAACCCTCAGGCATCGCCCGCTCTCTGCTCCATCCCACACCTGCCAGACATGAGCACATCACATCGAGTCACAAACACACCTAGACTGCAGCAACAAAGGCATAGTTTCTGACTGTGCACAAGCTCAAACTGCTCTGGAAGAAAGATTTTGTAGCTCTGCTGCATGAAATACACAGAATGTGCAATAGAACAACTTTAATTGACAGAAAGTAATTCATGAGTTCAAAGCAACTGTCAAATCCAAAACACAAGATTATATCAGTAATTTGCGCTCAGTATTTGTTAGGCATGTCACAATAATTACTATATTGACTTATTGTATGATACATTGACATGACCGCAATCATTTTTGCTGACCTCAATATTGCCCgttgtgtttgcatgcatgttTGTAAGAATATCACCAACATTTTAGCCAACTTGATGCCAGAATAAACAGCAGGacattgcacatttttgttAACAGAGCCTGAtaatccattttatttattgttttagttgcgtggttttattttatttatgtttatttaggatattttaatatatttttttcacataccAATTCCAAAGCCTGAATATCTTTAAGAattaatggtgccttcaaatgaaactcgtgagcttgtgtttacaacatgggaagtcgtgtacacaatatgcttggcgtttaAGTGGTAGAGTCGTGAGAACATCgcattcatatggactcttctcgtgaacacggtaaacacgaccccatttgaagtcACCATAAGTGCATTGCTCTTTTAAAGGGTGTATTGCATTgttatgctattatattatcagTGGCATAAATGgttttaaaatgataataacaGCGTTTATCGCAATTATTTCTGGGACCATATATCGTCTGACAAAATGAGTTATCGTGACAGGCCTAGTCTACTCTTGTATGCTctatgaaagaaagaaaaaatgtacTGTAGGTGTGCTAGCAGGCAAACAGTTGACGCTGCCATGCATCCTTTATAGCAGATGAAATAACATGCGGTATGACAAAGACATCAAGGGGCACTGACACACTGTGCTTTccatcaaacaaacaagaggAAAGGACCTGCATGGATGACGTTTCAAAACAGTATACTGACTGATATACACTGAATAGTCCAGGCCTGGTTTGGTGGCCACTGCTCTCtcgaacaaaaagaagaaaacaaagtgAAATTTCTCTGCCAAGCCTTTGCAGATGATGCTTTCGATGTGTCCTTCGGCACTAAGAATTGGTGAATGTCTTTTTTTCAAAGCAGAGAAAGATATGATCTAAGACTTCCTCCCCTAAATTCTTTTGtaatgataaataattaaattactCGTGCCGGAAAAATGCCGCTGGATAAATTGGCATGATACGTATACAAATCAGGCTTATTTGCTGgatttaaaagaaaagacaacCTTTATAATTCATTAATCAAACTAATTACCTTTGAGTGTGCCAGTAAATCAATTCCCTGTGTGGTGTAATGGCTTTAATGGTTTTGTATTGTTAGAGGTTTCTCTGATTAtaaagagagcagaggagaaaaaGCACCCACTGCCATGACTAAAGTAACACCACGCTGGTTTGAAATGTTATATCATGGTGCAAATAAAGTGTGAAAAGAGCCCTATTAAAGCAGACAGTGATTTATGAATGAGGTGTTGCCAGATTTTTctattttggcttttttttcttaagtcattgttgtgtttttttgcactgtGCTTCAAAAATTTCACATGGCAAACAGGCTGGTCAATATAGTGATGTGTATTTCATCAGATATACTGATGAAAAAGAGTAGGGGTTTTCTGTCAGACATGTCAAAAGACAAAAGCTCCTCCCTGAAGCCCAGTCTGAAATCCAGTCGGTGGTCTGGTTCGGGCGCCTACTGAGGTATATTACACTAATGATGAAGTATTTTTTGCTTCCCCGGCATTGCCAGGGCCACAGAGGATCTTTGAAGATCTGTGGGGCACTGCAGcaccctctctgcctctccctgTGTTTCATTATTAAAGCTGAGTTCTCCATACAGCATAAGAAAGTGAAGAAACACATTGAGAAGTTCTGCACCACGGCTCCCACAGGAGACAGACGGGGTggaagagagatggaggggggcTGACATGCTGACATATCAATCCAGCCGGCAGTAGTTTAACAAATAGAATGCCAGAGATGCCTTCAGGGTGAGAagtgacaaagagagagacatagagaccgAGATAGTCCCACTTTAAATTGcaaaaaaagctaaatattGGAGTGAAGCATCTATTACGAATATTTCCGTTTATTGTGCAACAGGATATGCCACTTCTCTGTATGATCTTAGGGAAACACTGCCATCTCAAGGTAACATGAAAATCTGTTAATGAACAACTCATGATAGCATCTATAGTCACAAAAGCTTCAGAAATGTTCTACTAAGCAGACTGCTAACAAGTCTGACAAAGTGCAATGTTGCTTAATCCTCATCTTACCAGCATATATAGCAAACAAGGACTACCTACTGGTTTCCCAGGGGACCCCAAGAATAAACCATCATAGCAAAACTCACAATGTTTTAAGAAGTAATAAGTTATGTAACTAATGTTATtgcaaaaacaatatatattcaTTTGCATGTTGTGCAAAACAGAAATAGACAGAGCACATGAGGAAATCTGTGTCTACtgcatctgtgtctgtctccttcaaaatgactgacagagtgCCCCTACCCCCCTGATGATAGTGTCTGATACTTTAAATTAGGACAAATGGCAAACATTTTATCCATCTGTTCTATTTTATCTATATTAAAACTGCATAAGCTGCAAATGGATGCTTTTGACTGGGGTCCCAAAACATTGGCATTaaaagcactaattaaaacaggaACAGAAAACATTGATATGAAgtcagagtgctccagggatgacatatttttataggccaaccaggaagttagcatcgccctggttccctcgacaaaacgccaatgggatttttccattgggttttggattattggaAAAAATACGCTCTGTTGCAAAAtacatgtttatgatacttaaacGTTTAGTTCagtaagataatcttcacaaatgaacaccacttttatcatttttttaagtgtgaatgcaatcggcagaagtaaaaagctaatgttaggctatagacgaattacaccacggttgcatgagcacgagtatacacaacaaggctgtaaaggcggacgagtttgcgtgatgacgtttagtagtctcattcagctacttgttagcaaccaccttttttaagacacataaaggattcaaaattcacaagggggatacttccagacgagggaaccagaagtgctaaaatgctaactcattcccgggttttaggactctaTTTGGAACAAACTGATTGACAAAGTCTGATATaataaagcacctgtgagatatgacaaCATGTATACCTCTGGGGTCTGCAGGGACCTCAGTttgtaggatgagggttaagcTCTGTCTCCAATGAATGGGAGCGCTAATGATATTCACCATAACAGCACCATTCAATGCACACACAATTGCAACAATCCTGTACAATGGGAGACCTGGGCATGGGTGAAAATGAGCGCTTGTTTATTTGCATTTCCTTTAATTTCACCAGCCACTTAACAGACACCTAGAGCGGATCCTCGCAGTTGACTCATTGGGGTAATCTGCTTCCTAAATGACTCTCGGTAATTAAAACTAAATTGGAATTCGTGTTATCAACTTAAAACCGCAGCGTTACACCTGCCGTAGCCATGGTGACAACGGCTGCAAACAGGCTGGAATAATGATAGTCTGACTCTGCCTCTGAGGAGCTGACAGACaggatggaggaagagaaggcGGAAGCCTGAAGGGTGAACAAACACAAAGATGGAAAGTGTTACGACGTCATAGAGCGAGTCCCCCTCTCTGTCTTCAGCCAAAGAGAATAGAGAAGCAGCTGTAGTCAAAGTGCAAGAGTGCTGAAAGACATAATCGATATAGCTGTGCAGGATGTCAATAAGTAAACAATGTATGACAAGCTGCCACAATACAAGAAAATTAACAATGCTACATAAACAGAGCACCATTTTCATACATGTGCCTGTCATTTTCTATACCAGGAAACCCTGAAGTGTATTATTGTACTCAAACTATAGCACTTACCAAACAAAAGAGTTAGACTGTGGGGTATGAAAAGCAACATGGGCATAATGGGCttttttcaaaattattttCAGCCTTTCAGTaaaccaaacgattaatcaataaatagaGAAAATCTAGAATAattgaaaataacaataattgttagttgcagccctgcatTTTTACAAAGTTTGTGGTTAGGTTAGTTTAATCCAATGCTAGGTTTTAATAATGAGAGGTAACTGGTAAGTGTGACACTTAAGtattgttgctatggttacctgAAGTTTATTATATTGCAGTGTCATATTATTTAATGAACACCTGCCAGCCAAACAGGATTTTATGTGGCCATAAAAACATCTACAATTATTACAAGGCTGCAGAATAACTgtctttattaaaataactactaAAAGAAGAGCACCTCTTATTCTCTGCCACTCACTCATTAAACACAGtgcgaggaagaggagagctTTTCTATGGAAAAATCTGCTTacttaaacatatttatttaaattaaccACTAATATTATggttttaaaacatttacatttgccATCTTCTAAAGTCAATGGATTCTTGTATGTTTTTACATCCCGATCATGAGAATAAAATCTTCATGTTACCTCATAATCCTGCAATTCTGGTCTAAATCATGTCTGATTGCGGTCGAACCATGCATTGCCAATAGTTGGACTAACTTAAATTACTGTGTGGACTGAAGATCTCCGATGTCAGTACAAACATttggagaaaaagaaaggacCCGTTGAAAATCCTTCACTCAAATTGAGCAAAATGGCCCACAAGACATGTGCTCAAACAAGTAAGAATATTTCACATGCTCctctatgtaaaaaaaacagctggtTAGGCAGTCTGAGATACAGAAGAAGAGAAATCCTTGCATACAAACAACCAAgtcttctcctcccctcctctcctcgtctccacCATCTGCTCCAAACCACCCATTCCAGGTGCCAGAAGAGGTGGCAGCCATACCGCCGCACTTGTATAGTTATGCAAACGATCTCATGCATATTCAAATCATTAATTATTCAGAGTCCTCTTAGGGTATCGGTGGGGTACGAGGTTTCGTACTGGgtctaaaaatattttgtcgCTGGCAGACACCTGCATGACTTGACCTTTGCAGTAGGGAAATGAAGGATTGTTTTCCTGGTTTGAAATGCCGAAACGGAGGGGGAGGGGTAATCAGAAAGAGAgtaaggaagagagagagagagagagagaaagataggaAGCCCCATGGGCTCTGACATACATTCAACTGACAGTGACAGATATGATTCTACAGAAAGTGGTTTGTGGTACATTTATAAATCGTGGCAGCAGGGCAGATATTATCTCACTGCCTGTGACTCTGTGCCAATTACACTGACTGTCAGGTAAGTGATTATCCCCTTAGACCTCCCGGATGCACTTGGCACCTGCCTGAAACTATaatgataaatgtttttttgtgttataaAAAACATTGTTCCATATCACCAGGAATACGGAGCAGTCAACTTGAGAAAGAATGACAAATTTTATCACATGGAAAAAACTaggggctgcaactaaggattattttcattgccgattattttctcgaataatccattagttgtttggtctataaaatgtcagaaaaatggtgaaaaatgacgatcagtgtttcccaaagaccaagatgacgtcctcaaatgtcttgttttgtccacaactcaaagatattcagtttactgtcatagtggagtaaagaaaccagaaaatattcgcatttaagaagctgaaatcagaggatttttactttttttttcttaaaaaatgattcaaaccgattcatcgattatcaaaaaagttggaggttcatttaattgttgacaattaatcaattaatctttgCAGCACTAGAAAAAACAGAATGATATCTAAATCTTGAATAACATTTCACTTTGAGCAAAATAAGAATTGAGAAAGCCTACATTATTGCACTACAGAAGCAATGTATACTCTCTTTATTAATCTCAGAGCTTCCAAGGCTAAGTATCAATGCGCATCATTTCTGAAGTCAGTGAGAGTTTTCTTGTAGCTCATTACCTTGAACGTCTTGTCCATGGAGGCAGACAGCAGCAGATGACTGAGTTGAGGCACAGGACACCATTGCACTGTGTTGACTGGACCCTGGTGGCCTTCCAGGCTCATCAGAAGCCTCCTCGGTACCCCTGCAGCGCCAGGCTTCTGGGCAAGATACGGCATTACTCTCGCGGACACATCTGAAAGAATTTGACTTTCCCTGGTCTGATTCCCTGGGACTTGCTCTGCTGGGTTCTTTGGGTCCACTGTCTCTACTGAGGTGGCAAGTCTTTGTCTCTTGGGGATGTAGGGTCTGACACCAGATGGAACAGTGTGATGTCTTTTTGCTGGGTTCAACCCAGCGCCAAAACCTTGTGGCAAGTGAGGAAGAGTCAGCAGGGGTGAGCTCTTCCCCTGAGTTGCAGATAAACTCAGAAGAGCTGTATctctaaaatgtttttcttgtgCTGTCCCATCACTGTGATATTTTCTTTCAAAACGGCTCTGAGGCTGTGAATGTGGGTGTAGTGAAGAACTGCTTCTTTCTGAGACGTTTCCATGATATTCCAACACTGACCTGTTAGGGTCAGGTGTGAAGCTGTGAGGGCGGGTCCGTGTTACCTCAGAGGATTTACACATCCTGACATCTCGGTCAGTTTGAACAGAAGCTGACGCTCCCTCCTCCGTCTGAGCAAGGTAATCATCCTCTGGTTCGGAATCCTCGTAGGCCACTAATGAAGACATCTTGACATTATGACACCCTATAGAAAAAATAAAGGGACAACAGGTGAGATATGAATCCATTAGAGGCCTAagggtgacatctagtggttgcTTGTATTTCTGCACCTAAAAGTATACAGACTTGAACAGCAGCCCCCTACATTAGTTGTTTCTCATTTGCTAGGTGGTTACGCCcaagaaaaaattgccaaaatgctctgccaatggtaaacagtgtattaaatgaataaagtgtaaaatagccaatatgtcttgtttgttccttgttactgatagagagttcaatcatccaatccaccaaagaactcacaacaagagtcaataccaacaggagattacactgtttaccattggcagagcattttggcaaattttacttcggtgctacccacataatcagctgtgctgctcattccacaaatgcatgatccttacaagttggacatcattgtgaaggtaaataaacaggctttccaacgatgtaaaatacaatgccaattagcattgtaacaacagagaaataatccaccaaacacaaatttcagaaaaaaaaaatgtcccagtttatttcaccCCAATAGTGACTTTAAATTCCCAACAaaacatttgtatatttgtggTTAAACTTCCAAGTTGAgctattttacagtttttttctcaATCTTTTTGGctcttaactttctctaaaagtggaattgtcacaactgtttgatgggacatcacaatATTTTGCAAgtctgcaaaaggtagtaactcacccaaaacacttcattcatgcttcaaaacctagttattgttagatagatagatagatagatagatagatagatagatagatagatagataggtaggtaggtagtaattttattgatcccgagggaaattcaagtttccagcatcacagttccatagtgcaaaacatgttcgtaaaaaagttagtagtgcaaagtacaaagtacaaaacaaatataccagatataaaaatacaaagagatgaagaacactgttaaaactgaatatagtgcagggtaacagctgtgatataaagtgaatatagtgcagaagagactgttaaaaatgagaatAGTGCAGAAGatactgttaaaagtgaatatagtgcagaagatactattaaaaatgagtatagtgcagaagatactgttaaaaatgagtatagtgcagaagatactgttaaaagtgagtatagtgcagaagagactgttaaaagtgagtatagtgcagaagatactattaaaaatgagtatagtgcagaagatactgttaaaaatgagtatagtaaagaagagactgttaaaagtgaatatagtgcagaagaaacTACAACAAGGACTACCTACTGGTCACCCTGGGGACCCCAAGAATAAACCATCATAGCAAAACTCACAATATTTTGAGAAGTAATAAGTTATGTAACTAGTGTTATtgcaaaaacaatatatattcatttgcatgttgtgcaaaacagaaatagacatgaggaaatctgtgtctgttgcatctgtgtctgtgtgcagaagatactgttaaaagtgagtatagtgcagggtaactccagtagcttagtctatgaaagtgcactgtgtgcattattgtctgtcctgcagaccgtcctcatTGTGTCTATATAAAGTGGGAAAGATCCCAGTTTATATAGCAGCAGCCAGTCACTTCCATGTAGCAGCCAAGCAggcatttttattttgaaagggaaAGACAGGAAGATCATTTTAGGGAGATGAAGaatttaaatttaacagttagCTAACCGTTAACCTAGTTACCGTTACTAGGGTAAATTGTCCTGTTAAAGTCTTTCAGTCAACACGAAGCCAAAACAGAAAGAGAGTAACGTTAACACCTAGCTAAGTCAACTTACTACCTCCAGACAGAGCACATTATCGTTATATTGTTTGTTAGTTGTCTTATAAACGTAAGTTAACTCACAGACAAGACACTGCATTTCTGATTTAAagtataatattgataataaagCGTAAAGCTACCTGGTGAATCTGCCTTTGACTATCTGTCGCACTTGTAACCTGGACAACAACCAGTCCAAAAGAATCCCGCAAAACCATCACACGTTATGCCgagtttcacaataaaagtaatGTTTCGATTTGTCCACTCATATCACGCTATGCTTACGtgtaaaagcttttattttgaaaagcttcCGGTAAGAACAGAAGTGTACCTTCCTTCATTCTCTTCCGACATATATTgaatatattcagtttagttTAACTCGTTGGTTTCCTATGAAAATAAGAtgagaaaatatagaaaatctTCTGCgtatttaatgcattaaaaaatagTTTTCCAAAGTGGCACTTTTGCAGTTGAGAATTTATAGCGGAACTTTTGATGTAGCCCTGTTTTTCCCGGGAAGAATTTGATCCGTACGCTACCTCACTAATGCTGATGCCAGCTTGTATGATTGGAGTTATCAGTTGGTGTGAATACTGGACGGTATGCTGGTTTTTCActtatttaatgttaaataacgttagctattatattattttatcatttaggTATTTATTATCTGATGATTAGCTCAATAGCTCTACCTCGTTAGCTGCGGTGTGTTCCCATatgggaggaggaaggagataCAGTAATGCCAGAGCAGATACAAATCTTAGTAATTCTGTttaatttattacatctaccctacctattttacaagtgcaattacctctgtttacattacatctatttttatattttatacttctagtgtaacactttatatttatttattacatctaccttAGATGTTacatttacctgttttatttgtcttattataactgtgtgtgtgtgttttacctgttatatgttttaacTGCCTCGTTAaatcttgtcaagtatttgttttaaagcactgaccagaagtggcaactgtgaatctcgttgtatttaatacaatgacaataaagctttctattctgtTAACCGCATACTAGATGTTACATATTTGGTTAgtatgtcagtgcatgtcacagcctaagagacaaccacaacaacaacacataatagatgtaactcacactctgccttttatttactcctctacttcatgggtttttttgttgttgttttttgttgttgttttttacatttatcctttgatattgcaatatattgttattaattgttttttatttgtttgtttgtttgtttgttttattgacacaacaaacattaatcacttatttttttgttttcttcacatttacatgcatgttctttttaaatatcaatatattg
Proteins encoded in this region:
- the wdr25 gene encoding WD repeat-containing protein 25 isoform X2, yielding MSSLVAYEDSEPEDDYLAQTEEGASASVQTDRDVRMCKSSEVTRTRPHSFTPDPNRSVLEYHGNVSERSSSSLHPHSQPQSRFERKYHSDGTAQEKHFRDTALLSLSATQGKSSPLLTLPHLPQGFGAGLNPAKRHHTVPSGVRPYIPKRQRLATSVETVDPKNPAEQVPGNQTRESQILSDVSARVMPYLAQKPGAAGVPRRLLMSLEGHQGPVNTVQWCPVPQLSHLLLSASMDKTFKVWDGAESGRCLRVYTCHSGAVRDACWTPCGRRLLTGSFDNKAVITDVETGQQVVKLDNQFKVMCAVPHPSNPEVFLCGGYSSTVKAWDSRSCKVVKVYKAGIQQTLDILFLRGGVDIITSSDCVSRDSADRTLIAWDYQTTAKVSNQIYQERFTCPSLALHPLEESFVAQTNGDYMAVFSSQQPYRMNKRRRYEGHKVEGYAVQCEFSLDGTILASGSSTGSAHFYDYHNARMLHTLKAHRQPCLCVSQHPVLPATVATCDWAGEIKVWH
- the wdr25 gene encoding WD repeat-containing protein 25 isoform X1 — translated: MQCLVWCHNVKMSSLVAYEDSEPEDDYLAQTEEGASASVQTDRDVRMCKSSEVTRTRPHSFTPDPNRSVLEYHGNVSERSSSSLHPHSQPQSRFERKYHSDGTAQEKHFRDTALLSLSATQGKSSPLLTLPHLPQGFGAGLNPAKRHHTVPSGVRPYIPKRQRLATSVETVDPKNPAEQVPGNQTRESQILSDVSARVMPYLAQKPGAAGVPRRLLMSLEGHQGPVNTVQWCPVPQLSHLLLSASMDKTFKVWDGAESGRCLRVYTCHSGAVRDACWTPCGRRLLTGSFDNKAVITDVETGQQVVKLDNQFKVMCAVPHPSNPEVFLCGGYSSTVKAWDSRSCKVVKVYKAGIQQTLDILFLRGGVDIITSSDCVSRDSADRTLIAWDYQTTAKVSNQIYQERFTCPSLALHPLEESFVAQTNGDYMAVFSSQQPYRMNKRRRYEGHKVEGYAVQCEFSLDGTILASGSSTGSAHFYDYHNARMLHTLKAHRQPCLCVSQHPVLPATVATCDWAGEIKVWH